The Horticoccus luteus DNA window CGAGACGGAGAAACTCGTGGCGGGGAAATTCAGCGGGCAGGTGGCGGCGGACGTGGCGGTGATCCCGATTTCGCTGGAGCAGGATCTGGCGAAAGACATGCACGTGAAACTCGGCGACGAGATCGAATGGGATGTGCAAGGCGTGCCGTTGAAGACGCGGGTGACGAGCTTGCGGACGGTGGAATGGCGGCGGTTGGAGCCGAATTTCTTCGTGGTGTTTCCGCTGGGCGTGCTGGAGGGCGCGCCGAAATTCTATCTGGCGGCGGCCCATGCCGCGACGCCGGCGGATTCGGCGCGGCTGCAACAAGTGGTCGTGCACGCGCTGCCCAACGTGAGTGCGATCGATCTCGCGACGCTCGTGCAGACGCTCGACAGCATCTTCTCGAAGGTGGCGCTGGTGATCGAATTCATGGCGTTGTTCACGGTGGCCACGGGGCTCGTGGTGCTGGCGGGCGCGGTGCTGACCGGACGGTATCAACGCATTCGGGAGACGGTGCTGCTGCGGACCCTCGGGGCGTCGCAGCGGCAGCTCGGGCAAATCCAGTTGGTGGAATACGCGGCGCTCGGCGCGCTGGCGGCGATACTCGGAGGCGGGCTCGCGGTGGGGGCAAACGCGTTGCTCGCAAAGTATGTTTTCGAGACGACGGCGGCGATTTCGCCGGGTGCGCTTGCGGTGGCGGGAGTGGGCGTCGTGGTCGTGACGCTGCTGACGGGAGTGTGGTCGAGCCGCGGGCTCGCAACGCATCCGCCGCTCGAAGTCTTGCGGCAGGAAGTGTGAGTCCTTTACGCGGGGCGAATTGTCCGCATGGTTGCCGCTTCCTTATTTCTCATGCGCCGCGTCGTCACCTTTCACTACACTCTTCGTGATCCATCGGGCCGGGTGCTCGACACCTCGGCCGGCGGCGAGCCGGTGACTTATTTGGAAGGGGCGGGGCAGGTGATCGACGGCGTGGACGAACAGTTGCGCGCCGCTGTCGCCGGGGAAAAACAACGGCTCGTGGTGCCGCCGGCGAAGGCTTACGGCGAACGCGATCCGGAGCAGGTGCAACAGGTGCCGCGCGCACAGTTGCCGATCGACGGGGAACTGCACGTGGGCGATCAATTTCAGGCGGGCGAGGATCGTTTTGCGCCGGTGGTGACGGTGGTGCACATCGAGGATGATCGAGTGACGCTGGACGCGAACCATCCGCTGGCGGGCGTGGAGCTGACATTTGACGTCGAGGTGGTCGCGGTGCGGCGGGCGACGGAGGCGGAGTTGCAACACGGTCACGCGCACGGCGGAGACGGCGCGGCGGGTTGCGCCGAATAGCGGACGCGGGTGACGAATTTTATCTCATGAAGATCCTCGGCATCGATATTGGCGGTTCGGCGGTCAAGGGCGCGCCGGTGGAGACGACGACGGGGCAGTTGCTCGCGGAGCGCTGCCGCGTGGCGACGCCGACGGTGTTGCCGCCTGCGGAACTGGCGGCGGTGGTGGGGGAAATCGTGGCGCATTTCCGGTGGCGCGGGCGGATCGGCATCGGTTTCCCGGGCGTGGTGCACGGGCCGCGCATCCTGACATCGGCCAATCTGCATCCGGATTTCATCGGCTGTGACGGGCGGACTTTGTTTGAGCAGGCGACGAAGCGGCCGGTGAATCTCGTGAACGATGCGGATGCCGCGGGGCTCGCGGAAGTGAAGTTTGGCGCGGGCCGCGGGCGGCCGGGCACGGTGCTGCTGCTGACGTTGGGGACGGGAATCGGGTCGGCGTTGTTTTGTGGCGGCGCGCTTTACCAGAACAGTGAGCTGGGGCATCTGCCATGGACGCGCGGGAAGTCGGCGGAGAAATTCATGTCGGGCGCGGCCCGCAAGGATCTCAATTTGGACTGGGAGGAGTGGGCGGGGCGGCTGAGCGACTATCTGGGTGTTTTGGAGCGGATCCTCTGGCCGGAGTTGATCATCATCGGCGGCGGCGTGAGCGCGAAGCACCGGAAGTATTTTCATTTTTTGAAAACGCGCGCGAAGGTGGTGCCCGCGGAGTTTTTGAACGAAGCTGGAATCGTGGGCGCGGCGTTGTGGGCGGAGGGCCAGCGCGGAGCGTGAGCGGAAGCAGGTCGGCCAGCCGCGGCTCGTCGCACGGGAAGGGCGCTTCGTCGCCGCGGGAGACGGGTTCATCGCATAAGCGGGTAATGCGCTTGAGTCGGCCGGGGGCGGCGGCGATGAAGCACGGACGCGCGCCGTGCAAAACCGTTGGATAAAGTATTCGCTGCTGCTGGTGGGATGGGGGTTGGTGGGGTTGCTGCTTTCGACCGAGGTTTACTTCAATCTTCTGGTCGAAACGCCGCATGTCGACGCGGTGGGCGCGGCGGCGATCCCGCAATTTGGCCGGGCGGTGATGTGGGCTTTACTGGCACCACTGATCCTGCAGATGCGGGTGAGGATGCCGCTGAGTCGCGGGCACTGGGCGGGAGGCGTGGCGTTTCACTTGGCGATGAGCGCGACGGTCATGCTGGTGTTTTATCTGGGGCGCATTTTTGCGATCAGCGTATTCTGGGCCGAGGATTTCTGGCCCACAGCGTTGCACAGTTTCTATGGGCGCAACCTGATCGACATGGCCTATTACTGGCTCGTGCTGGCGTTCGGCTATAGCTGGGAAATTCACCAGAAATACAAGAGCGAGGAACTGCGTGCCGCGCAGTTGGAGACGCGGTTGATCGAGACCGAACTGAAGGCGCTGCGGGAGCAACTGCACCCGCACTTTCTCTTCAATACGATGAACACGATCGCCGTGCTCATCCGGGAAGGGCGGCACGACGAGGCGGTGACGTTGCTGGCGCGGCTGAGTTCGCTGCTGCGGTTGTCGCTCGAGGCGACGCGCACTCCGGAGACGACGTTGCAACAGGAGTTGGATTTCCTCGACCGCTACATCGAGATCCAAAAGGCGCGTTTCTCGGACCGCTTGCTGGTCGATTTGGCGGTGGAGCCGGTGGCGCTCGCGGCCCGGATTCCGAATTTGATTCTACAGCCGCTGGTCGAGAACGCGATTTTGCACGGCGTGGCCGCCAAGAGCGGGCCCGGGCGCGTGCGGATCGGCGGCCGGGTGACGGGTGACCGGCTGCACCTGACGGTCGAGGACGACGGCCCGGGAATCGCCGATGCGGAACGAGGACGCACGAGGGAGGGCGTCGGCCTCAGCAACACCCGCGACCGGCTGATAAAAACCTACGGCGTGCGGGCCCAGCTCACGGTGCGGAGCGAACCGGGTCACGGGGTGAGGGTGCACATCGTCATGCCTTTTCGCTCATGAAAACACATGCTCCGCTCCCTCGGTCCCGCCTGCGCGCGGTGATCGCCGATGACGAGCCGGCCGCCCGCCGGGGCGTGCGCCTGCTCTTGGAACGCGATGGTGAGGTTGAGGTGGTGGGCGAGGCCATCGACGGTCCGGAGGCAGTGGCGCTCATTTCGGACCAGAAGCCCGATCTGGCATTTCTGGATGTGCAGATGCCGGGTGGCGATGGCTTCGAGGTGTTGCGCGCCGTGGGGGTCGCCAACGCGCCGGCGGTGATATTTGTAACGGCCTACGACGAATATGCGCTGCGGGCGTTTGAGGTGAATGCGATCGATTATCTGCTGAAGCCCTACGACGACGAACGCTTCCGGGCGGCTCTGGAGCGGGCGAAGGCGGACGTGCGGCGGCGCGAAGCGGAGGGCGTCAACGCGCGGCTCTCGCAGTTGCTGAGTTTTTTGGAGGCAGCCCGCAGCGAGGGGCCGGAGCGCACGCCTGACCGGATCCTGGTGAAGTCGGCGGGCGAGATATTTTTCCTCAAAGCCAGCGAGATCGACTGGATCGAAGCAGAAGGGGATTACATGAAGTTTCACGTCGCCGGCCGGGCGCACCTGATGCGCGAGACGATGGCGCGGCTCGAGGCGCGACTGGACGCGGAAAAATTCATCCGCATCCATCGTTCGACGATCGTGAATGTGGACCGGTTGAGAAAGCTGACGCCGGCGTTTGGCGGGGAATACGTGGTGGTGCTGCAAGATGGCACGAAATTGAAGTTGAGCCGCGGCTATCACGCGCGGATCGCGCCGTTGCTGAAGGAGACGCGGTAGCGGTCGGCGCCGCGCGTCGGCGGACCGATCGCGAGGTTCATCGCACGCCGCGCGCGACTGGGCGCGCGAGTCAGCGGTTGGTCGTATGACACGGGGGCGAGGAGGAAAATTTGGGCGCGAATTGACGTTCATCCGGCGCAGGGGCGGCGGCGTCGGTCGCATTGGCATTGAGCGAATTTGGCGATGGCGGTTGCTCGCGCACGACAAGTCCAGTCCGCCGCCTGTCGGCGTCGGCTTTACAACTCAAACCGAACAACGATGAACGACCACATGTTGGGAAGTCGCGGGAAGAACACCCCCGTGCGAGCGGCGCTCTGGTTGAGCCTGCTGACTTTGCCGGCGCTCGCCGCAACCGCCCAAGGCACCGACATCTCGGCCACTGCCGACGAACCGTTGGCGTTGGAGAAATACGTGACGACGGGCCGTTTCATTCCGTATGCCGCGGAAGCTCCGGCGATCCCCGTGCAGGTGATCTCGAAGGCGAAGATCGAAGCGAGCGGGGAGAGCGGCGACCTGCTGGCGGTGATCCGGCGCACGGTGCCGCAGTTTATCGGCAACGGGAATCGGGGGGCGTCGAACGCGAATATCGGCGGCGGTTCGACCAATGGCGGTTCGCAACTGCGCCCCGGGAACGTGCAGACTTTGGTTTTGATCGATGGGCGCCGGGCGGCGTTTGCGCCGGTGGCAGCGACGGGCGGGTTCACGTTTGTCGATGTGAACTCGATTCCGGTTTCCGCCGTGGAGCGGATTGAGGTCCTGAGCGATGGTGCTTCGACGGTGTATGGTTCGGACGCGGTTTCCGGAGTCGTGAACATCATTTTGAAGAAGGATTTCGCCGGAGCGGAGATCGGCGGCGGCTACCGGGGGGCGACGCAAAAGGCGCACTGGGCGGAGCGACTGGCGCGCTCGATCATGGGTGCGCGGGCCGGGCAGACGGACATCACGATGTCGGCTGAATGGGTGAAATTGGATTCGCACTTCCAAAGTGAGCGGGACTTTTCCGCGGACCACATGGGCAAGACCTCGACGTTTCCCGGGGCGGTGCAGACCGCTCCGGGCGGCCCGTCGTGTTGAGGCCGGGCGTCGATGCGCCGCCGCTGCGGTTGGCAGGGTCCGTCCCGGGGTGGCAGGTGAAGCGGGCCCGGACTGAGGCGGGCTCCGCTCATCCCCCGGCGCATCCGTTTATCAAAGATTGATGTAACTTTTCGCGGGCAGGACGTGTTGTGGGTCCATGTCCGTGGTTTTTCCGTCGTCGCAAGCGCCCGTCGTCGCCTCTTCCTTCTCGCTCGCAAAGCGGGGGGCGGATCGCCGCCGCGGTGCTCGCCTGACGGGTGAACCGGGCAATCGGTCAGTCGTTCATAGTTTGTCAGTGGTGTTGTGGAGGGGTCGTTGTGGGCCCCTCCACTTTTTTGTGCCCGCGGACGACCGCTTGCCATCTCTCGCCCAGTGTCCATAACCGCACGTTTCCCCTTCCGATCGAATTATGAATCCCGCCTCCTCTCCGAGCCCCGTCCAGCCGGTGCCGCGCCGCAAGAAATCCCGCTCTCTTTGGTGGATCGTCGGTGCCGCCATCGTGGTCATTGGAATCGTTGCCATTGCCGTCGCCAAGCGAGGCAAGGGTGATGCCGGCGTGCCGGTGACGACGGAAAAAGCCGTGGTCAAGACGATCACGCAGCTCGTCACGGCGACCGGCAAAGTGCAGCCCGAGATCGAGGTGAAGATCTCGCCGGAAGTGGGTGGTGAGATCATCGCGATCCCCTTCAAGGAAGGTGCCCGCGTGAAGAAGGGCGATGTCTTGGTGAAAATTAAGCCGGATTATTACCAGGCGTTTGCCGACCAGCAACAGGCGGCGCTCGTCGGCGCGAACGCCATGGCGGTGCAGACCAACGCGCAGCTCGTCAAGGCGAAGGCGGACTTCGAGCGCAGCGCGGACCTCTATAAGAAGAAACTGATTTCTGACTCTGACTACACCGTCGCGCAGACGGCGCTCGATGTGGCCCAGGCGAATGTGGATAACGCCGAGGCGCAGATTTTGATCACCCAAGGTGTCGTCAAGCAGGCGCAAGATCAGCTCAGCAAGACGACGATTTACTCGCCGATGAATGGGACGATCAGCTCCCTCACGAGCGAGGTGGGCGAGCGCGTCATTGGCGGCGGCCAGTTTGCGGGCACCGAAATCATGCGCGTCGCCGAGCTCAGCAACATGGAAGTGCGCGTAAAGGTGAACGAGAACGACATCGTGAACGTGAAGATCAACGACCACGCCAACATCCAGATCGACGCCTACCCCGGGCGGCGGTTTTCCGGCGTCGTGAAGGAGATCAGCAATTCCGCCTTGAACGCAGGCGGCGGCGGTTCGGGCAGCTCGTCGCAGGCAGCGGCGACGGTGAGTGATGAGGTGACGAATTTTCTGGTGAAAATCCGCATCGCGGATCGCGACGTCCAACTGCGGCCCGGCATGAGTGCGACGGCCGACATTGAGACGCAGACGGCCCGCGATGTGGTCGCGGTGCCGATTCAGAGTGTGACCGTGCGGGCCGAAGGCGGCCTGACCTCCGACGAGTTGCAGCAAAAACGCGCGAAAGATGCGCAGGAGAAATCCGGCAACGCGCTCGAAGTAAAAGACGAGAAGGACGAAGCGCGGCGCAACCGCGATAAGCTGGAGCGCGTGGTTTTCATCCGCGAGGGCGACCATGTGAAGATGCGCAAGGTTGAAACGGGCATCGCCGACAATACCGACATCGAGGTCAAAAGCGGGGTGAAGGCGGGC harbors:
- a CDS encoding FKBP-type peptidyl-prolyl cis-trans isomerase; the encoded protein is MVAASLFLMRRVVTFHYTLRDPSGRVLDTSAGGEPVTYLEGAGQVIDGVDEQLRAAVAGEKQRLVVPPAKAYGERDPEQVQQVPRAQLPIDGELHVGDQFQAGEDRFAPVVTVVHIEDDRVTLDANHPLAGVELTFDVEVVAVRRATEAELQHGHAHGGDGAAGCAE
- a CDS encoding sensor histidine kinase: MQNRWIKYSLLLVGWGLVGLLLSTEVYFNLLVETPHVDAVGAAAIPQFGRAVMWALLAPLILQMRVRMPLSRGHWAGGVAFHLAMSATVMLVFYLGRIFAISVFWAEDFWPTALHSFYGRNLIDMAYYWLVLAFGYSWEIHQKYKSEELRAAQLETRLIETELKALREQLHPHFLFNTMNTIAVLIREGRHDEAVTLLARLSSLLRLSLEATRTPETTLQQELDFLDRYIEIQKARFSDRLLVDLAVEPVALAARIPNLILQPLVENAILHGVAAKSGPGRVRIGGRVTGDRLHLTVEDDGPGIADAERGRTREGVGLSNTRDRLIKTYGVRAQLTVRSEPGHGVRVHIVMPFRS
- the ppgK gene encoding polyphosphate--glucose phosphotransferase, which encodes MKILGIDIGGSAVKGAPVETTTGQLLAERCRVATPTVLPPAELAAVVGEIVAHFRWRGRIGIGFPGVVHGPRILTSANLHPDFIGCDGRTLFEQATKRPVNLVNDADAAGLAEVKFGAGRGRPGTVLLLTLGTGIGSALFCGGALYQNSELGHLPWTRGKSAEKFMSGAARKDLNLDWEEWAGRLSDYLGVLERILWPELIIIGGGVSAKHRKYFHFLKTRAKVVPAEFLNEAGIVGAALWAEGQRGA
- a CDS encoding TonB-dependent receptor plug domain-containing protein, which gives rise to MNDHMLGSRGKNTPVRAALWLSLLTLPALAATAQGTDISATADEPLALEKYVTTGRFIPYAAEAPAIPVQVISKAKIEASGESGDLLAVIRRTVPQFIGNGNRGASNANIGGGSTNGGSQLRPGNVQTLVLIDGRRAAFAPVAATGGFTFVDVNSIPVSAVERIEVLSDGASTVYGSDAVSGVVNIILKKDFAGAEIGGGYRGATQKAHWAERLARSIMGARAGQTDITMSAEWVKLDSHFQSERDFSADHMGKTSTFPGAVQTAPGGPSC
- a CDS encoding LytR/AlgR family response regulator transcription factor, with translation MKTHAPLPRSRLRAVIADDEPAARRGVRLLLERDGEVEVVGEAIDGPEAVALISDQKPDLAFLDVQMPGGDGFEVLRAVGVANAPAVIFVTAYDEYALRAFEVNAIDYLLKPYDDERFRAALERAKADVRRREAEGVNARLSQLLSFLEAARSEGPERTPDRILVKSAGEIFFLKASEIDWIEAEGDYMKFHVAGRAHLMRETMARLEARLDAEKFIRIHRSTIVNVDRLRKLTPAFGGEYVVVLQDGTKLKLSRGYHARIAPLLKETR
- a CDS encoding efflux RND transporter periplasmic adaptor subunit, with protein sequence MNPASSPSPVQPVPRRKKSRSLWWIVGAAIVVIGIVAIAVAKRGKGDAGVPVTTEKAVVKTITQLVTATGKVQPEIEVKISPEVGGEIIAIPFKEGARVKKGDVLVKIKPDYYQAFADQQQAALVGANAMAVQTNAQLVKAKADFERSADLYKKKLISDSDYTVAQTALDVAQANVDNAEAQILITQGVVKQAQDQLSKTTIYSPMNGTISSLTSEVGERVIGGGQFAGTEIMRVAELSNMEVRVKVNENDIVNVKINDHANIQIDAYPGRRFSGVVKEISNSALNAGGGGSGSSSQAAATVSDEVTNFLVKIRIADRDVQLRPGMSATADIETQTARDVVAVPIQSVTVRAEGGLTSDELQQKRAKDAQEKSGNALEVKDEKDEARRNRDKLERVVFIREGDHVKMRKVETGIADNTDIEVKSGVKAGEEVVSGTYAAISRKLKDGTKVHIEKAKKNPETK